The genomic window tataattatatgattatataattatcatttttaaatgataattcaTTATGTTAATTGTGTTTCTAAATGTAAATAATACTattatccctggtataaatccagcaTTGTCACAGTGTGATTTTTTATATCTtgacataattattattattattatggttttcttttaaaaattttatattaatattcattaattatattTGTCTAAAGTTCTCTTTATTTGCTCTGTCCTTACTTGGTATAAGTATTAGAACCCTATTTCATAAATTAGTATGGTATAGTGCTTTCTCTCCTGACTTTATATCTTGCAGGTAAAAATTTGATCTTAAACTTGTATTCTCCATAATTTGTTTTTGGGTTCCTACCCTTTGGCCCTTCTCCTTTCCATTTTGCACAGATCCCCAAGAGTTAAGTGCCTTGGTGCCTTCAATCTCCTCCCAATACATATATGGAGCTCAGTTAGGTCTAGGTTCCTACCCTGAATAAACTATGGGGGAAAGGACTAACCCTAGTCAAGTTTATCACCCTTTCACTCCcatttaatactttttaaaacctttgtcttctgtcttagaatcaagcaAATCTCTCCCtccattaaaaaaacccttaccttctgacctagaatcaatactaggtattggatccaaagcagaagagtggctagggctaggcaattgggcttaagtggcttgcccaggatcatacagctatgaagtatctgacatcagatttgagcccagcatctcccatttccaggcctggctatctgtccactgagccacttagttgccccaatactcattctcctttttcttataaTTCTGAATATAGTTCACAATATCTACTCCCAGTTCCATCCTGCCTCCCCTTCTATTGATTATGATATCTGTAGTACCTGCCTCTCAGGTTAATATTATGATCAGAGGAGAAGATTCCTGTAAGGCATTTACCACATCctaaatagaaatgtaaatctcAATAGTTATTATGAAATATATCTGAATCCACTTATACTAGGAGAGGAATGAGGAATGACTCTGGAGTCACAACCCTGATATCAAAACCTACCTCTGATGAATATTTGCCTCTGCtgtgttgggcaagtcattttctttccttgggcctcagtttcctcatctataaaatatatataaaatggggcAAGGGGAGTTTGGATTGATTGACTTTTGATATTCCTTCCAATTTTATATCTATGATATTACAACCTACTTCATGGGGTTGTTAGGTAGGAAAGAGTTTTTAAATCCTGTCATACTATAGAAATGCAATCTATGATCATTTGTCTTGCATCACTGTATGTTATATTCTATCAAATGGAAAAGTCTTTCAAACTGATTGCTAATAATCTATCATTCTGTTTTTCTCAAGAATGACATCCTTATCACATCACAGATCTTGAGCAACAGATCTTGGTCAATTCATTTTCAACCACATTCGTGCTGAACTTTTGCCCAATTTTCAAACCCCTTCAATTGGAAGAcctattagaaataaaggaaatcaaaactttcaATGGGAGGGACAGACAGAATCTTCATGGTCATTTACAGCACCCAGAGGAATAGGAATGGAATTCAGtcacagagtaaaaataaaaattttaattcatattatAATGTCTTTCATTCAAAAATTTGATCCATCAAAAATGAGTTAGGAACCCTACCCCCATTGCTTATAACCTCCTCAACAGCTTCTGGATCCCCTGCTTAATCTCCTTTGTCCGGACTCCATAGACAATGGGATTCATGGCTGGGGGAATGAGGTGATGCAATATGTTGAGCAGGATGGGGACATCACGAGGGATTTTTTTTCTGGCTACATTAGTGATGACTAGTACCAGTAGGATGGTGCTAAAGAAGAGGATAAGGATGAAGTGGGAGCCACATGTGCTCAGAGCTTTGGCTGCAGCCCCCTCTGCCTTAATTCGAAGGACAGCCCGAAGAATAAAGGTATAGGAGAGGATGATGAGGATGAGGTCAGAACCCAGCAGGGTCCAGCCAGTCACAAACTGGTAGATCCGGTTGAAAGTGATGTCATCACAGGAAAGTATAGAGACAGACAAGTTAGTGCAGATGCAATTCTTGATAATGTTGTCTCCACAGTAATGGAGCTGGGCAGAAAGGATTGGAATGGGGGCAGTGAGGAGAGCATTCCTAGCCACAATGAACATGGTGGCCTTGACCACAAATTGATTCGTGATGATAGTTGGATAACGCAGTGGCTTACAGATGGCCACATAGCGATCATAGGCCATAACAGTGAAGGTACAGGACTCCATGGTCAGAAAGCTGTTCATTATGTACATTTGAAGGAAGCAAGCAGAGAAACTGATAGGTCTGAGATCAAACCAGAAGATGGAGAGGACCTTGGGAATGACAGTGACACAAAGAACAATATCCAGCAGAGAGAGTATACTAAGCAAATAGTACATGGGTTCATGCAAAGAAGCTTCCAGCCTTATGGTGAGGAGGAGGGTGACATTGGCCCCCATGGCTAATAGGAACAGCAAGCTCAGAGGTAGAGAGAGCCAGTGCTGCCAGCTCTGGTAGCCAGGGAAACAGATGAGGAGGAACtcagaaggcaaaggagaggaGCTGTTGCTGATGAGTGCCATGAAGCAAGTCCAGGGTTGGGCTAGTTTCCTCTATGCATTCCTTCCAAAAACAGGAATAGCCATTAGTTCTTTAGTTAATATACTCATCTTAGATCCTAGAAGGATATGGAATGTCATTGAGCAGGGCAAAACCTGTATTAGAAAGcttcataaaatggaagagaaatagTGTGAGCACTCCCCACTTGAGATTGGATACGGTCAGGTATTATTGGAATATATCCCATCCCATATCCTACTAGATATATTCCTCTCTCTCAGAAGTCTGAACTCTGAGTTTATAATAGGGACAAGAACCTAATCCAAGATGGAACTAGGCAAGAAATGCCTTCTGTTCTAGTAGATAGTATTCTGAGGATAAGCGAGTGAAAGAGAAGTTCagtgatgtgtcttcttttagTAGTCATCACTCAACCCTCAAAAGCCAGAGTCAATtaggaaattaggaaaagaataATGGAGGTCTTGTTTGAGAAAATCACCTATCTAAGAAGTGATGCCTTACTGAGATTGAAACAAGGTCCATTTCATCTCACAACTGGCATAGCAAATAGTGATGGAATAATAATGATATAAGTTATTATCCTCTGTAGAAAAAGCACAAGTGCCAAAATAAATAtactataaaatagaaaatgaaagttgATTGAAGACCAAAAAGAAGATAAACAAATATTTCCTTCCTACTCTATCCCCACACCAAAACCAAAATTATTAACTATTTTGTAATACTTATAAGTGAATCcaaaagacaataataatagaacctgTAAAAGATAAAATCCTCATTAATACCAGAGAACATTAATCCCTAATTATTAAAGTAATCATTCAGTCCTTCTCTCTCACTAACCTTTACCTGTTCTGGTAGGGATACACAAACCAATCCGGGAACCTTTGCCTAGAACTGATATTGAAGATTCCCTTTTACTTTTGAGCATACTTTTTCCCCCCTTACTTTTTTCAGCATACCTCATTCCCTGTCTGACTCCCACACTGCAACAAGCAGTAGACACTAATTCTGCTCAGCCAATTGAGAGGAGTGGAGGATAGAGAGGAGGACATCCTCACCAGAACTGATCAATAATTCATTTGAAAACTTCCtccaaacaaaagaaatacaagaaagaCAAATAAGCATTATTAAGTATTGAAATGATTTACTGAATGCTTAGAGGTTATTAAGAGAAAGAACGAGGAAGAGATTAACTGACCAATGCAACAAAAACAACAGAGATtattaagagattttttaaaatttcaaatttcttCTATATCCCACACAAGGAAGTAAAGATGCCAAATTGATCTTAAAgaaatgggaggaagagagatacaTGGGGAAATGTAGTTGAGTTTAaaaccaaagctatcaataactttttaaaagaatgcattagAGACTATAGAATGTCATGAGAGTAAACAGTTTCACTGTCTTGAAGAATGAAGCTAGGTTTGTGAAAAATAGCATCCAAGGTTAAGTACTTCATTCTTCCATATAAATACATGTACCAAAGCTAGATAATTCAGGTGTCATGGGTCCTACACAATACTATTTTTGTTTCTATGAGATCTTGTGTGTGGTAGGATTCAAAATCCTATACAAGACTAGATCACCTAGTCCCATACTAAGAATATAGGAAGAGGCTACTAAATTAAAACTAGATGACTGATTCTTGCTCACATCTGCTAAGATCCATGTTCCAGCCATACATCAAGTCCTAATTGGTGGTATAATGAACCTTACCCAGCAAGAAGACATGCAGACTTGATCTTCAGTACCATTTCTTGCCCACCATTGTTTCTCATCCAATCACTGATCCTCCCAAGAATCTTCACTCCCTAAATAATATCATAGATGCCCCTCTACAATAGTTCTGACAGGTGGTCATCTACCATCTTCTCAAAAACTTCTAATATCATTTATTAGCTCTGATATGTTAAGAAAATTAtccttatattgaaccaaaaTCTACCTGTGATTTCTACCTATTAGATTTAATTGTGATTTCTGGAACTATGTAGACAGAATAAGGGTAATCTATTTTCAACTCAAtagccctttaaatatttgaagaaagctaTAACATCCAGCCTAAATCCACTCTTCTCCAGGTAGTGTGTCACAGTAAAAAGATTCCTGAATTTTGAAGCAGACTTGTATTCAAACTAAATGCAGGTTCTGCAAGTTAATGCCCAAGTAACCTTGAGAAAAATCACTAAACATATCTGGGTCTCGGTTTACTCTTAAGGAAAATAaaggggttagattagatgatctccaaagtcaCTCTATTTTagatttctaattctatgaaatctCCCCACTTCTCTAGTGTGACAATCTGGTATTTAGTAGGGACATTATCATTTAATTTGTCTAACCACTCTCTACAAACAAAAATCCCTCCTAAGCAATCCCTGACAAGGTCAAGCAATTAGGATGGATGGGTTGCTGAGCTCACTCTGATGCTGGTGACTCAAAGTAGCCCACACTGGCTAGTTCTGCTGTTAACTCTGGGAATATGACTGCCTCTGCTTATAGATCAGGACACAAAGGGTTTCTTCTCTCCACTCAGTatttccctctcacctcaatacttcccatagaagagaaaaaatgctattattGTCTCTTCACTCTTATctctcctttgttctctttgactcACAGAAAAAAGATCTGGGCGAGGGTCTTGCTGCATGAACCAGACACCTTCAGGCAATATCTGGGGCTGTTTCTGGCTTTCTGGACTGCAACTGACATCACAGAGCAGTTTTTATAGCTTTCAAGTTCTGTTCCCTTTTGTTTACTAGTACCTACCAATAAGAAGAAGAATTCGAGCAAGTAAGACTTCAGATCCACTAAATCCCATGGGAATTCATGGGAGAGGTCACCTGGAGGAGGAGAGTACCAGGGAGACactgggattttaaaaaatcactaacaGAAAAACATGGACTGTGAAGGGAACAGATTTTAGAGGTCAaggaactatttttctttttgattttatgTTCCCAGTGCTTAGAAGAATGCCTGGTACAAagtaaatagttaataaaataataatagctagtatttggACTGTacattaagatttgcaaagcactttatatgtgtTATTTCATTTGGCCTTCAAAACCCAACAATAACTTTATGATGGAGTGctcttatcatccccattttgcagatgaggaaactgatgatgaaataggttaagtgacataCACAGGGTTGCATAGATAGTAATTATCTAAATCTGAGTTTCAGTAcagctctttctgacttcaaCTTAGCAcaatatccactatgccacctagatgcctatATATGCTTTATAATTAATTCAATATTGAAGTTTGGTGACACTTCACAGGAAGAAAATTTCCAATGTAATACATGTGGCAGAAAGTAAATGAAATGGAACAAATCTAGGAGCAAGAAAGTCTAAAACATGGGAGAAAGTAGGGAGATGGattaaaggcagggactatttttgatTTGTTATTGCACCTCCAGGACCAAGCACAATGCCTTGTATggagtaggaacttaataaaagtttgtagGATTAAAGTGCATAGTGCTATTTACAGGAAGGAACCAGCTATGTGTTCATCCTTGTTTTGATATTCAGAGTAGAGGATTCAATTTTAATGAGCAGCTTTGGAGATGCTGCTGTACCTTTAGCCCTTTGTGCCTTGAAAAGGTCAGCAGTATTCCTGGCAAAGCTCCTTGGCCTGACCTCTTAGAAATGGGTATAATTGCATTATATAATATTGGTTGGCtattacaatatataatattgggTATATGATAATGAGTATAATTGCATTAAGCAGTTTGATACCTGACAGAactttcatttattcaaaattGCTAAAATATGTGTGAGAAATGTTTCCTATATGTGTATGTTAATTTTTAGTGAATACTTAGCAAATATTTAAAGTCACCTTCTTTGCTACTGTCTTCTGTCTTAATGTTGTTATTAGGTAGTGTTTGTTTGCAACTATAGTGAAAGTGTATAATGTAAGACTGACACAAAAATCTTACAGTTCATGTCCATAATCACTCTGTGTTCCTCTTCTCTGTGTTGATTTTCTCTTGCAATGTCTTTGTTACAGTGCTGTCCTTTCTTCTGTcatcttctctatttcttccaTGTTGTCTTCTCCTCTGTCTTGATCTTGAGCTCTGTCTGCAAGTTATTcttcttcttgaataatttcttcttctttttgactgcagcctgtaaaaatggagatttgaaccccagacttcaatccccagaagtccttggtagttcccagaattccctataatctcacctgagtcctcacctgagggcgagatcacaaattattatttaaagggctctccgCCTACTTCGCgttttcttcttccacttctaaacaCACACGcctctctacctggcaggcaagatgtaagtggctgtgaatgggctatgtgccctaggcacgtgctttcttattttgtattttctttatccttgatttctaataatctttaataaacctctaaaatataatactttagtagagaaactaatttaactgttatagttaatggcaaccactagattggatgagaacttctcaaaaatttttttttaaaaaagatagcctagataatgatttctaagccacgtttctccaagatgtttttttttataaaaccatcttgatcagcttgAGCCTGCTTGCCTGcactcctgcctgcagccatctgcttcagactttcttgattcaatatcactCACCTGGTCCCATCCcttccagcccagcccagccagCTCGGCCTGTTGCTTGCTTCTGCACTCCTGCAATCCAGACCTGTTTGATCCAGATCTGCTCTCCCATCCCCGACCTACCAGCAACTCTGACCTCTGAGCAGATCGCTCATTgtcccaggcccaggactcacttccaccagctggtaaaaaagggggtgatttttctttaggctacaattagcctccacgtggactgggggcaggggatcacaggtggggagaaagaggagaaggaagagacttttccaaatagaacttacaagcatggctgctttaaaaggatatcttttgactgcattgattcttttatttagCTCATCCAggagtcaggagagaatttcaactccctgcaattctttggcccaatttaagattcctaaaacccaccctcactatggggaggcagctcaaaggctcagtggactgagagccaggcctagagatgggaggtcctcggttaaaatctggcctcagacacttcctattggTGTGGCcctaggcaggtcatttaacccccattgcctaccccttaccaattttctgccttctaaCAATAGGCATCtgaatggataatttaaaaaaaacaaagaactttaaagagactggaggttaaagttttaaggcttttcagactccaatgttttatcaaaatctctgtattttgttgcattttgctgattgttttaagatttaattttgtggttttaagttcatatattactgcattcaatactattctgttacattgaatcattttaatgtactgggtattaactactgttaaattctgttgcttttcccctataattatactgaacaaatattattgagtaagcccatataaaaatagcttttctattttttactttgtaaattgtcacatagagggtAGATGGACTCCATAAGAACATTACTACAactgtataacaacctttggaaaatttaataagctaaatatctcaaattgattttaagaagtCTTGTAGACATGATTTTtcgatcttttttttttttccaacaactctgatcattttgcctgcccctaacaggaggtaaggttcattttagtagctgaagtgaaatacaattataatccccacctcccacatttataaaaatgtgactGAATAGGACaacagtctcataccaatggagctaggaagttaatcccagggaattgtacccctagaagactcccaaaagaggagcatctctcatttataactcttcagctcactttaccaacatcaacagtacagaggtttggatttttcctagactcctctgccacatttttgtaatgatatctagatttcttgatgatgttctagacccaaaatgagttttactttgtttaaaaatatgtttaccaaggttgaaagatttgccacatttgtaaaaattttgacaaatatccatcagttcatagactTTTAATAATGCCAtatagcaactcatgtgaaatatgatagtgggtttgtttgccattgtaattaattgggctattgagaattttggggatattgatacctacatatttgttttaccgttctttataaaaaaacggttactttgtaaaattcatttgcttgtactcacagcggatcatggccaggtatgaagaggaaatggatctcatttttggtaagaaagccttgtattctatattttcttagctgacacagtgtatcaatgaTTGTAAgatacatttttgaattttgaaacttttattatatttttcttgcatgtgcaatatactatttcagtttttatttttctctactttttatatttgaagcatgtcaccagtattaagattttatttaacttttttgatttagcagtaatataagtttaaaatacatttgctataatgtcaatgcattccCTCAAAGCTTGAgagtataaaaatgatgccactaattcttttaaaaaattatgggactttgcttaatgattctgtctgattctaggacaagatatagataagagccatttcacagggccaaagaagcacaaagctaaacctgaattgtgccaaaagatcacacaggtcaacaaataaaacaatctaggaaggattgatgaacttctaagccaatacaaaggacttgaacctagtatgaAGACACTTTATAGATGTAAGAGGAAAATGCTTTTGGAAGAATTGGTTGTCCCACTGATGCTATacaaatcccattttcttttctggctcCAAAATTTTGCTTCCACTTCTGAACCTCTTTGTCATTGTATGctttttctaaatctgtgatatCTATCACAGAGAGATTCATAATACAAGCTAGAGCATTTTGAGCAGCATATTGTACAGCAATATCTGCCCTACGATTTCCTCTGGCAATTAAGTCTTGTCTAAAAGAATGCCCTTTGCAGTGAATTACTGCCAACTCCTTTGGTAGTTGGAGAGATGACAGTAATTCTTGAATTATTTCTGAGTGGTTCTTTTCCCACTAGATGTTAAAATCCTCTCTGAAGACAGAGAGAATGAACAGCATGGCAAATTCCAAATGCATTCTTAGAATCAGGGAAAATATTCACAATTTTGTCTTTTGCAAGCTTGCATGCATGTTTTAGAGTGATAAATCTGCTCCCTGGGCACTTAGGTTCCTAGGTGGTAAAGCAAGCCATAGGGTATCTAAATAACTTACTACCTCAGCACCTATAAATCTTATTATTGCATATATGATGATCTATCTGTTAATAAGATCAGGTCAGGGTTGTGAAGAGGTGTGTCTGACAAATTTTCTTGAGGTCTTTCTATTAATTGCACTACAGTTTCACAATTGTGCAATGGTTCCCCTTGTGTTGGTAAATTGGGTAATAATGTAGCTGGATTTAAGATGCTGTGTCTCTTTAGTGTCATAAGTTCATTCCCCAAAAGCACTATGTCATATTTAACCATGCATTGATCTGAAAATGCCTATGTTCTGAACTTTTGCAGAAGTGCCTCGACTTCATGTGAACAATAAATTGTCAGTGggcagtctaatattaaatcttttTGGTAACAAGCAATGTAGTTTCTGCCACTCTTAAACATGGAGAAATTCCTGAGGCTGTGGGATCTAGTTGACCAGAATAATATGCAATAGGACCTTGGGTTGGTGAAAACTCCTGAAGCTATTCCCTTTCACTCCTGGACATAGAGGAAGAATGGTTTTGAATAATGAGGGTTACAAAAAGCAGGAGCTGATAATATTGCTTCCTTTAAGTTTGAAATTGCTTGCAAATGCTCTGGTTTCAGCTTCAGTGAGTCTTTCTCAGTATCTTTCATTAAAGCAATCAGTGGTTTCATAAGCTCACCATAATTaggtatccattgtctgcaaaaaccTGTGGTTTCTAAGATGACTCTGAGTTGCTATTTGGTCTTTGAGGCACTCAGCTTTTGTATGTCTGCTACTCTCTTTTGGGAAATTCTTCTGGACCCCTCAGACAGCACAAACCCTAAATAGTCTACACAAAGAAGACACCATTGAAGTTTagcttttgatattttatttattttatgtcccATCTTTTAGAGCCCACACAGAAGACATTTACTATCACTCTAGCACACTTTTGCAGATGGAGAAGCTAGAAGTAGATTATCTACAAAGTGAATGAGTTTACTGTCCTTGAATTggatatttttcaaatctttgtttAAGATTTGGGGAAACAATGAACGACTGTCATAGAATCCCTGTggcaaatgggatcatgaatatTGATTTCCCTGCCACATGAATGCAAATATCTTCTATGAGTTGCTGTATATCAGTATTGGGAAAAAAGCAGAACATAAGTCAActacagaaaaatattttgcatgacttgggATAGATGAAATGATGGTAGCAGGACTTGGTACAACTGGGTAAGAGTTTACTATATGATCGTTAATAGCTCTTAAATCTTGAACAAATCTATAG from Monodelphis domestica isolate mMonDom1 chromosome 4, mMonDom1.pri, whole genome shotgun sequence includes these protein-coding regions:
- the LOC100022308 gene encoding olfactory receptor 56A1-like translates to MALISNSSSPLPSEFLLICFPGYQSWQHWLSLPLSLLFLLAMGANVTLLLTIRLEASLHEPMYYLLSILSLLDIVLCVTVIPKVLSIFWFDLRPISFSACFLQMYIMNSFLTMESCTFTVMAYDRYVAICKPLRYPTIITNQFVVKATMFIVARNALLTAPIPILSAQLHYCGDNIIKNCICTNLSVSILSCDDITFNRIYQFVTGWTLLGSDLILIILSYTFILRAVLRIKAEGAAAKALSTCGSHFILILFFSTILLVLVITNVARKKIPRDVPILLNILHHLIPPAMNPIVYGVRTKEIKQGIQKLLRRL